Proteins found in one Arthrobacter sp. U41 genomic segment:
- a CDS encoding PucR family transcriptional regulator — protein sequence MQQQDVEQLVEQVALKLGRGLSLEDLDGLLLAYSSNQSHADRVRVNFLLSKRVPLDVSAWQLSHGIATAVRPVVVPANEELGMLGRVCVPLLVRGFRVGYLWVQLDAEEPNAASVLGQLPGVAGELEQLSALLLESNTAESEFRRRREQEFLAACRGESNAVAAVAGWKEVQGRGPWQLVTVLDADGWAEGSDPIASTLIHRSAALQATIGVDAALFSAGTETHAAVLFKESTGRANHAQVLVHYQLELAKRSGRPVHRIILGTSEGFSKPREIADAYRQSRQAAQAAAVDPQLGELVDCRATGIYQLLASAGGGAGAWADAGSVYFRILEDHDRNHELLPVLELFYDNDGSVQEVADKLHLHRSSIYNRLGRIRQLLGVDPLKGMARLELHAALKARRWAVRPRI from the coding sequence ATGCAGCAACAGGATGTCGAACAGCTTGTGGAACAGGTCGCTCTGAAACTGGGACGCGGCCTCTCCCTTGAGGATCTCGACGGTCTTCTGCTCGCCTACAGCTCCAACCAGTCGCACGCTGACCGGGTCCGGGTGAACTTCCTGCTCAGCAAGCGCGTCCCGCTGGACGTCAGCGCCTGGCAGCTCTCGCATGGGATCGCGACGGCCGTCCGCCCCGTGGTCGTGCCCGCCAACGAGGAGCTCGGAATGCTGGGCCGGGTCTGCGTTCCCCTGCTGGTGCGCGGCTTCCGGGTGGGCTACCTCTGGGTGCAGCTGGACGCCGAGGAGCCGAATGCGGCGTCGGTTCTTGGCCAGCTGCCCGGGGTGGCCGGCGAGCTGGAGCAGCTCTCCGCCCTGTTGCTGGAATCCAACACGGCCGAATCCGAGTTCCGCCGCCGCCGCGAACAGGAATTCCTGGCGGCCTGCCGGGGCGAGTCCAACGCCGTCGCTGCCGTGGCGGGCTGGAAGGAAGTGCAGGGGCGCGGACCCTGGCAGCTGGTGACGGTACTGGATGCCGACGGCTGGGCGGAAGGTTCGGATCCGATCGCCTCCACGCTGATCCACCGCTCCGCGGCGCTGCAGGCCACCATCGGGGTGGACGCAGCCCTGTTCAGCGCCGGCACAGAGACCCACGCCGCTGTCCTGTTCAAGGAATCGACCGGCCGGGCGAACCACGCCCAGGTGCTGGTCCACTACCAGCTGGAGCTGGCCAAACGATCGGGCCGGCCGGTCCACCGGATCATCCTGGGGACCTCAGAAGGCTTCTCGAAGCCGCGGGAAATCGCCGATGCCTACCGGCAGTCCCGGCAGGCCGCTCAGGCGGCGGCGGTGGATCCCCAGCTGGGTGAGCTCGTGGACTGCCGCGCCACCGGGATTTACCAGCTGCTGGCCTCGGCCGGCGGCGGAGCAGGGGCGTGGGCGGACGCGGGCTCGGTCTATTTCCGCATCCTGGAGGACCACGACCGGAACCACGAGCTGCTGCCGGTGCTGGAGCTGTTCTATGACAACGACGGCTCGGTCCAGGAAGTGGCGGACAAACTCCACCTTCACCGCAGCAGCATCTACAACCGCCTGGGCAGGATCCGCCAGCTGCTCGGCGTCGACCCGCTGAAGGGGATGGCGCGGCTGGAACTCCACGCGGCGCTGAAGGCGCGGCGCTGGGCCGTGCGCCCCAGGATCTAG
- the ald gene encoding alanine dehydrogenase, translating to MIIGVPKEIKNNEFRVAITAAGVHEFRTHGHSVLVERGAGLGSGITDEEYAIAGAEIVADADDVWARADMVMKVKEPVKAEYHRFRKGLILFTYLHLAAEPELTQELINTGVTAIAYETVQEGRTLPLLAPMSEVAGRLSVQVGATSLMAPAGGKGVLLGGVPGVRPAKVVVLGAGVAGTNAAAMALGLGADVTILDININRLRELDAQYQGRLKTVASNAYEIEKSVVDADLVIGSVLIPGAKAPKLVTNELVSRMKPGSVLVDIAVDQGGCFEDTHPTTHQEPTYKVHNTIFYCVANMPGAVPNTSTYALTNVTLRYAVSLANLGVKAAFERDAALAAGLNIAGGKVAHRSVSEAHNLPLVTDWHELVSA from the coding sequence ATGATCATCGGTGTCCCCAAAGAGATCAAGAACAACGAATTCCGCGTCGCCATCACGGCTGCCGGTGTCCATGAGTTCCGCACCCACGGCCACTCGGTCCTGGTGGAGCGCGGCGCAGGCCTGGGCTCGGGCATCACGGACGAGGAGTACGCCATTGCCGGCGCCGAGATCGTCGCCGACGCCGATGACGTCTGGGCCCGCGCGGACATGGTCATGAAGGTTAAAGAGCCGGTCAAGGCCGAATACCACCGCTTCCGCAAGGGCCTGATCCTCTTCACCTACCTGCACCTCGCGGCCGAGCCGGAACTGACGCAGGAGCTCATCAACACCGGCGTCACCGCCATCGCCTACGAGACCGTGCAGGAAGGCCGCACCCTGCCGCTGCTCGCCCCCATGTCCGAGGTCGCCGGCCGCCTGTCCGTCCAGGTCGGCGCGACCTCGCTGATGGCCCCGGCCGGCGGCAAGGGTGTGCTTCTCGGCGGGGTTCCGGGCGTCCGCCCGGCCAAGGTTGTTGTCCTGGGCGCCGGTGTCGCCGGGACCAACGCCGCCGCCATGGCCCTGGGCCTCGGTGCCGACGTTACCATCCTGGACATCAACATCAACCGCCTGCGTGAACTGGATGCCCAGTACCAGGGCCGGCTGAAGACTGTTGCCTCCAACGCCTACGAGATCGAGAAATCCGTTGTCGACGCCGACCTCGTGATCGGATCCGTGCTGATCCCGGGCGCCAAGGCCCCCAAGCTCGTCACCAACGAGCTCGTCTCCCGGATGAAGCCAGGCTCCGTGCTGGTGGACATCGCGGTGGACCAGGGCGGCTGCTTCGAGGACACGCACCCCACAACGCACCAGGAACCGACGTACAAGGTCCACAACACGATCTTCTACTGCGTTGCCAACATGCCGGGCGCGGTTCCGAACACCTCCACCTACGCGCTGACCAACGTCACCCTGCGCTACGCGGTCTCGCTGGCCAACCTCGGCGTCAAGGCCGCGTTCGAACGCGATGCCGCCCTTGCCGCCGGCCTGAACATCGCCGGCGGCAAGGTCGCCCACCGCTCGGTCTCGGAGGCGCACAACCTGCCCCTCGTCACCGACTGGCACGAGCTGGTCTCCGCGTAA
- a CDS encoding Gfo/Idh/MocA family protein, which produces MTTDSNRPLRTAVAGFGLSGSVFHAPLLAADPAFSVEVISTSDAERRADASARYPGTRLVDTPAEILELAGELDLLVLGTPPATHYPLAKAALEAGLDVVVDKPFTVRSAEGKELIQLAARLGRVLTVFQNRRWDGDYLTVRGLLERGVLGNVTRFESRFERWSPEVAKAWKAAATADDGGGVLFDLGTHLLDQAVQLFGPATVTHAELDARRPGEKTDDDVFLALRHESGVTSHLWMNMLCAQQGPRFRLLGSEGGFTKHGVDPQEPFIVAGGSLLDPDYGVEDRDWAGLLGRDGHLDRLPTERGAYPEFYRILAAKIHDGGAASALPLPVDPAGPVEVLRLIEQARSLA; this is translated from the coding sequence ATGACAACAGACTCCAACCGGCCCCTCCGCACGGCCGTCGCCGGCTTCGGCCTCTCGGGCAGTGTCTTCCACGCCCCGCTGCTCGCCGCCGACCCTGCGTTCTCCGTCGAGGTGATCTCCACTTCCGACGCCGAGAGGCGGGCCGACGCCTCTGCCCGGTATCCGGGCACCCGCCTGGTGGATACCCCGGCGGAGATCCTGGAACTCGCCGGCGAACTGGACCTGCTGGTCCTGGGAACCCCGCCGGCCACCCACTACCCGCTCGCGAAAGCCGCGCTGGAAGCCGGACTCGACGTCGTCGTCGACAAACCGTTTACCGTGCGCAGCGCCGAAGGCAAGGAGCTCATCCAGCTCGCGGCGCGGCTGGGGCGGGTGCTCACGGTCTTCCAGAACCGGCGCTGGGACGGCGACTACCTGACCGTCCGCGGCCTGCTGGAGCGCGGCGTGCTCGGCAACGTCACGCGGTTCGAATCCCGCTTCGAACGCTGGTCCCCGGAAGTCGCGAAGGCCTGGAAGGCGGCCGCGACGGCGGACGACGGCGGCGGGGTGCTGTTCGACCTCGGCACACACCTGCTGGACCAGGCCGTGCAGCTGTTCGGTCCCGCAACGGTCACCCACGCGGAACTGGATGCCCGGCGGCCCGGCGAAAAGACCGACGACGACGTGTTCCTCGCCCTGCGGCACGAATCCGGTGTGACGAGCCATCTGTGGATGAACATGCTGTGTGCGCAGCAGGGACCGCGCTTCCGGCTGCTGGGCAGCGAGGGCGGCTTCACCAAGCACGGCGTTGACCCGCAGGAACCCTTTATCGTGGCCGGCGGCAGCCTGCTGGACCCGGACTACGGCGTCGAAGACCGCGACTGGGCCGGGCTGCTGGGCCGGGACGGGCACCTGGACCGGCTGCCCACCGAGCGCGGCGCCTACCCGGAGTTCTACCGGATCCTGGCGGCGAAGATCCACGACGGCGGGGCCGCCTCGGCGCTGCCGCTGCCGGTGGACCCGGCGGGACCGGTGGAAGTGCTGCGGCTGATCGAACAGGCCCGGTCACTGGCTTAA
- a CDS encoding TetR/AcrR family transcriptional regulator, producing the protein MSLIPIRPGVEPERRDAARNRELLLRVARELIEECGADGLTMGALAQRAGVGKGTVFRRFGSRAGLMMSLLSDAEAQFQGRFMFGPPPLGPGAPPLERLIAFGEARIAWVLEFGELARAADVSAFNRFDVPAAVLWHRHLEMLLREAGVTADPWLMATSLSAVLEPERILHAVREHNIAPERLAASWRELVSRVVRGA; encoded by the coding sequence GTGAGCTTAATCCCCATCCGTCCCGGCGTGGAGCCTGAACGCCGCGACGCTGCCCGGAACCGCGAGTTGCTGCTTCGGGTTGCCCGGGAGCTCATCGAGGAATGCGGGGCGGACGGCCTGACCATGGGCGCGCTGGCGCAGCGGGCGGGCGTGGGAAAGGGGACGGTCTTCCGACGCTTCGGCAGCAGGGCAGGCCTGATGATGTCCCTCCTCAGTGACGCGGAGGCCCAGTTCCAGGGGCGCTTTATGTTCGGCCCGCCGCCGCTCGGCCCCGGCGCTCCGCCGCTGGAGCGGCTCATCGCCTTCGGCGAGGCGCGCATCGCGTGGGTGCTGGAATTCGGCGAGCTGGCCCGGGCCGCGGACGTTTCCGCCTTCAACCGGTTCGACGTCCCGGCGGCCGTGCTCTGGCACCGGCATCTGGAGATGCTGCTCCGGGAAGCGGGGGTCACGGCGGACCCCTGGCTGATGGCCACTTCGCTCAGTGCGGTCCTGGAGCCGGAGCGGATCCTGCACGCGGTCCGGGAGCACAATATCGCTCCGGAGCGTCTCGCCGCGTCCTGGCGTGAGCTCGTCTCGCGCGTCGTGCGCGGCGCCTAG